GCTGAATGGAGCCCAGCAGTCCAACACCGCGAGCGCGCGCATCACACTTCTCGCTTCAGATCTGAGCACGATCCGGATATATCCGAATCCCTGGCGCAAAGACAAACACCAGGGACACCCAGTGACTTTCGATACCCTGCCCCCCAACAGCACCGTGAAGCTCTATACGCTCTCCGGACACTGGATCAAGACGCTGAACACCGCCACCGCTTCGGCGGAATGGAATCTGGATAACGACGCCGGGGACAAGGTCGCCAGCGGAATTTATCTCTACGTAATCACGAACGACCAGGGGCAGCGAGTGCGTGGCAAGGTAGTGGTCATTCGGTGATAGGGCATCCGCCATTACGGCGCTGGCGGACCGCCGCTTCGGCCACGCACGAAGTCCGTCTGGGCCTCAGTGGCGGGAAAACCCGCGGCAAATTGGTGGTCATAAAATAATGATAGTCAATGAGAATTGTAGGGGCGCACCGCTGTGCGCCCGCCATCCGGATACCGTCATTACATATGATGCGGCCCTTAGGCCGATGCATTCTGTCGATGTAATATCCGGGCGCACAGCGGTGCGCCCCTACAGTTACAACTTTCTGCGCCCTTTAACCTGTTGCTTCTTGATGTTCGCCTTTCAGTTAGCCCCATCTTCCCTCCGGGCCGCCACCTTTTATGTGGACGGCTTTCGTCCGAATGATACAGGCAATGGATTATCCTGGTCTACAGCAAAGAAATATATTTCGACTGGGATTCAGCTTATGGCCGGGGGAGACACCTTGTACGTAAAAGACGGCACTTACACGGGGGCAAGCAATAGAATTTACGGTATCCCCAATGGCTCGGCCGGCGCCTACACAAAAATTCTCGCCGAAACGGATTTTGGAGTCACTCTTGACAATACCATGGGGACACCGGGATCCGAACAGTATCCAGCGACTGTTGATGGAGTGAGTTATGCTCAAATCCAGGGATTTAATGTCCGAAATGTTACGGGAGGCGTTAATCATTTCTGGGTGCACGATTCCGATCACATTAAAATTATCCGCTGCTCATCCGATGGGATTGCGGGCACAGGGAACAGCCCCGGCAGTTCTTTTGTAGCGGAAGGCGGCATCGGTTCGACGTATGTCTTGTTTGAAGAATGCTTCTCTTACGGTGGTGGCAGATATGCATTTGAAGTGGGGGGTCATGGCACGACAAGAAACATTGTCTTTCGCCGATGCCTGGTCCGGTGGGATTTTTCAAATGTGACGGAACCGATTTCCTGTTTCAATGCGTATGATGTGGACCATGTATATTGGCAGAACTGTATCGCGATAGACGGGAAGGATATCACCAGCCAGCCTTCCTACACCTACAACGGTTTAAAAGGGTTTTTTAATGCCAATGGCGGCGACCATTATGACTATCAAGGCTGCATTGCTCTCAACATGGAAGGGATGGGCTTTTATTTTGAAGAGAGTCCTGTCTCAAATATCTCTCTTCAAAACTGTGTTGTGTGGGGTACTCAATATCAGGG
This DNA window, taken from Elusimicrobiota bacterium, encodes the following:
- a CDS encoding T9SS type A sorting domain-containing protein, with product LNGAQQSNTASARITLLASDLSTIRIYPNPWRKDKHQGHPVTFDTLPPNSTVKLYTLSGHWIKTLNTATASAEWNLDNDAGDKVASGIYLYVITNDQGQRVRGKVVVIR